In Prionailurus viverrinus isolate Anna chromosome C2, UM_Priviv_1.0, whole genome shotgun sequence, one DNA window encodes the following:
- the ANAPC13 gene encoding anaphase-promoting complex subunit 13, translating to MDSEVQRDGRILDLIDDAWREDKLPYEDVAIPLNELPEPEQDNGGTTESVKEQEMKWTDLALQYLHENVPPVGN from the exons ATGGACAGTGAGGTACAGAGAGATGGAAGGATCTTGGATTTGATTGACGATGCCTGGCGAGAAGACAAGCTGCCGTATGAGGATGTTGCAATACCACTG AATGAGCTTCCTGAACCGGAACAGGACAACGGTGGCACCACAGAATCTGTTAAAGAGCAAGAAATGAAGTGGACCGACTTGGCCTTACAGTACCTCCATGAGAATGTTCCCCCTGTAGGAAACTAA